In one Mycobacterium heckeshornense genomic region, the following are encoded:
- a CDS encoding acyl-CoA dehydrogenase family protein: protein MLSAAEEKELRASVHGIVAEFGNEYFTRCSETLQPATELWDALAAGGFVGVNLPEEYGGGGMGLSAMNVVAEEAAAAGCPQIMLMISPGIVGSLLARHASDEQKRQWLVPMAAGTLKIAFAITEPGAGSNTHHLATTARRDGDKYYISGQKTFITAADQADALLVVTRTGTDAAGRGQLSLFLVDRDTPGIEMHRIPMTLEITDKSFTVFFDNVAVAADRLVGGEGDGLRVAFDGMNPERVIIAAICNGVSRYALDKAVAYARQRRVWNVPIGAHQGIAHPLAEAKIALEAARLMTRHAAAGYDAGADAVEASNMAKFLAADAAIRCIDQAIEGVCTDNGVNGCVGSTFVQRTGVRQM, encoded by the coding sequence ATGCTGAGCGCGGCCGAAGAAAAGGAGTTGCGTGCGTCGGTGCACGGGATCGTCGCCGAGTTCGGCAACGAGTACTTCACCCGCTGTAGCGAGACGCTGCAGCCTGCTACCGAGCTGTGGGACGCGCTGGCGGCGGGCGGATTCGTCGGCGTGAACCTGCCCGAGGAATACGGCGGCGGCGGAATGGGACTGTCGGCGATGAACGTCGTCGCCGAGGAAGCGGCCGCGGCCGGCTGCCCGCAGATCATGTTGATGATCTCGCCCGGAATTGTCGGTAGCCTGCTCGCGCGCCACGCCAGCGACGAGCAGAAACGCCAATGGCTGGTGCCGATGGCGGCGGGCACGCTTAAGATCGCCTTCGCGATCACCGAGCCCGGCGCCGGCTCGAATACCCATCACCTTGCCACCACGGCTCGCCGAGACGGCGACAAGTACTACATCAGCGGGCAGAAGACATTCATCACCGCGGCCGACCAAGCCGACGCCCTGCTCGTCGTCACCCGTACCGGCACCGATGCCGCCGGCCGCGGGCAACTGTCGCTGTTCCTGGTCGACCGTGATACCCCGGGCATCGAGATGCACCGCATTCCGATGACATTGGAGATCACCGACAAATCGTTCACGGTGTTCTTCGACAATGTGGCGGTCGCGGCGGATCGGCTTGTCGGCGGCGAGGGCGATGGCCTGCGGGTCGCGTTCGACGGCATGAATCCCGAGCGGGTGATCATCGCGGCGATCTGCAACGGCGTCAGCCGATACGCCTTGGACAAGGCGGTGGCGTATGCGCGGCAGCGGCGAGTGTGGAACGTCCCGATCGGCGCGCACCAGGGCATCGCGCATCCATTGGCGGAGGCGAAGATCGCGCTGGAAGCCGCGCGGCTGATGACCCGGCACGCCGCAGCCGGCTATGACGCCGGAGCCGACGCCGTTGAGGCCAGCAACATGGCCAAATTCCTTGCCGCCGATGCCGCCATCCGCTGTATCGACCAGGCCATCGAAGGGGTCTGTACGGATAACGGTGTAAATGGTTGTGTCGGTTCTACTTTCGTGCAGCGGACAGGCGTCCGTCAAATGTGA
- a CDS encoding IS110 family transposase, which translates to MNQSTLQRPNSFWCGIDWGGRFHHLCVLDGTGQQLLSRKVAHTVDGLAVLVGLIASFTGAVRIAIERAEGLLVEYLQHHCDAEIYCVSPKISARARERYRMAAAKSDEFDAYVLADTLRHQYAQWRPLAVPSPLLAELTAVSRDRQRILDMQVDTENRLRSILDAYHPCPLHLFSALDRDITLSFIRSYPTPVQAGRITAARMGAFTSRHGYSGRHKPETLVARMQPHLLSASDGTVAGKALAAKAFTEQLALLNTHLRAHDKRLGELLEAHPDTPIFTSFPGIGPVTAAVLISEMGEERSRFPSAPSLLAETGLAPVTKVSGRTRQVRFRYAANRRMRHAIDWWMFVAVREDLWSADIYQHARAAGQPHHRALRGLGARWCRILWRCWHDHNPYDPAIHHRATAA; encoded by the coding sequence ATGAATCAGAGTACTCTGCAACGGCCGAACAGCTTCTGGTGTGGGATCGACTGGGGTGGGCGCTTCCATCACCTGTGTGTGCTGGATGGCACCGGCCAGCAGCTGCTCAGTCGCAAGGTCGCTCACACCGTCGATGGTCTGGCCGTCCTGGTCGGGTTGATTGCTTCGTTCACCGGTGCGGTCCGGATCGCGATCGAGCGGGCCGAAGGGCTACTGGTCGAATATCTCCAGCACCACTGCGATGCCGAAATTTATTGCGTGTCACCGAAAATCTCGGCGCGAGCACGCGAACGCTATCGGATGGCGGCCGCCAAGTCCGACGAATTCGATGCCTATGTGTTGGCCGATACGTTGCGTCACCAGTATGCCCAGTGGCGGCCGTTGGCCGTTCCGTCGCCGCTTCTAGCGGAGCTGACCGCAGTGAGCCGCGATCGTCAACGCATCCTGGATATGCAGGTGGACACCGAGAATCGACTGCGGTCAATCTTGGATGCCTATCATCCGTGCCCGTTGCACCTGTTTTCTGCACTGGACCGGGACATCACCCTGTCCTTCATCCGCAGCTATCCCACTCCCGTGCAGGCGGGCCGGATCACCGCTGCGCGGATGGGCGCGTTCACGTCCCGGCACGGCTACAGTGGCCGGCACAAACCCGAGACACTTGTCGCCCGGATGCAGCCGCATCTGCTATCGGCGAGCGACGGCACCGTTGCTGGCAAAGCGTTGGCGGCCAAAGCATTCACCGAACAACTGGCTCTACTCAACACCCATTTGCGAGCCCATGACAAACGACTGGGCGAACTGCTTGAGGCGCACCCGGACACCCCGATCTTCACCAGTTTCCCCGGCATCGGACCGGTCACCGCCGCCGTGTTGATCTCCGAAATGGGTGAGGAGCGCAGTCGTTTTCCTTCGGCGCCGTCATTGTTGGCAGAGACCGGCTTGGCTCCGGTCACCAAGGTGTCCGGGCGCACACGTCAGGTTCGCTTCCGCTACGCCGCCAACCGGCGGATGCGGCACGCCATCGACTGGTGGATGTTCGTCGCCGTCCGTGAAGACCTCTGGTCGGCCGACATCTACCAACACGCCCGCGCCGCCGGCCAACCACACCATCGTGCCCTGCGTGGCCTGGGCGCCCGCTGGTGTCGCATCTTGTGGCGCTGCTGGCACGACCACAACCCCTACGACCCGGCCATCCACCACCGCGCCACCGCCGCCTAA
- a CDS encoding transposase — protein sequence MSDKNFATMWNAIVAEDDTGQILSAWIAKEEPRTLLPTVHAGGDAHLTRHRLHRFLAWCIDSQIPELLTLAATVDTWWPEINAFIATGITNARTEGYNRLVKQVKRAACGFRNQDNSARRIRFHCTRKQRAATQTSC from the coding sequence TTGTCGGACAAGAATTTCGCCACGATGTGGAACGCGATCGTGGCCGAAGACGACACCGGCCAGATCCTGTCGGCGTGGATCGCCAAGGAAGAACCGCGCACCCTGCTGCCCACCGTGCACGCCGGCGGCGATGCGCACCTGACCCGGCATCGGCTGCACCGCTTCCTGGCCTGGTGCATCGACTCGCAGATCCCTGAGCTGCTCACCCTGGCCGCCACCGTCGACACCTGGTGGCCCGAGATCAACGCCTTCATCGCCACCGGTATCACCAACGCCCGCACCGAGGGCTACAACCGGCTCGTCAAACAGGTCAAACGCGCCGCGTGCGGGTTCCGGAATCAAGACAATTCGGCACGCCGGATACGATTTCACTGCACCCGCAAACAGCGGGCCGCAACCCAGACGTCATGCTGA
- a CDS encoding alpha/beta fold hydrolase has product MIGWSLGGIVARMIARNHPEKVRHVFTLGSPFRMLATDTLGPRLPWRRFLKAQSEELDLLYVHEHDRPPLASTRYLDLQPDRRGGGLVDQPR; this is encoded by the coding sequence GTGATCGGATGGAGCTTGGGTGGGATCGTGGCTCGGATGATCGCCCGAAACCACCCGGAGAAAGTGAGGCACGTCTTCACGCTGGGCAGTCCCTTCCGCATGCTGGCCACCGACACGTTAGGGCCAAGGCTGCCGTGGCGCCGGTTCCTGAAGGCGCAATCAGAGGAGCTTGACTTGCTCTACGTCCACGAACACGACCGGCCGCCACTTGCAAGTACCCGCTACCTCGATCTACAGCCCGACAGACGGGGTGGCGGACTGGTGGATCAGCCTCGATGA